In Sphingomonas sp. SORGH_AS_0950, the following are encoded in one genomic region:
- a CDS encoding aspartate kinase, which yields MARIVMKFGGTSMAGIERIRNVAARVKREVEAGHQVAVVVSAMAGETDRLVGFCREASSLYDPQEYDVVVSAGEQITSGLLAITLQAMGVPARSWLGWQLPIHTDTAFAKARIGEIDTTALDESLAAGVVAVIPGFQGVAEGNRVTTLGRGGSDTSAVAVAAAMKAERCDIYTDVDGVYTTDPRIVPRARKLSKVTYEEMLELASVGAKVLQTRSVGLAMKEQVRVRVLSSFDDARDEDGHRGTLIVGEEEIDDMERQLITGIAHDKNEAKITLTAVPDRPGSVGAIFAPLADAGINVDMIVQNIAHSTGSTDVTFTVPSADLARTLDVLEKASGDIGYAKMVHDTRVAKISVVGVGMRSHAGVASTMFQTLGARGINILAITTSEIKVSVLIEEDYTELAVRVLHTAYGLDAEAA from the coding sequence ATGGCCCGTATCGTGATGAAGTTCGGCGGCACCTCGATGGCCGGAATCGAGCGCATCCGCAACGTGGCGGCGCGGGTCAAACGCGAGGTGGAGGCTGGGCATCAGGTCGCGGTCGTCGTCTCCGCGATGGCGGGCGAGACCGACCGGCTGGTCGGTTTCTGCCGCGAGGCCTCGTCGCTCTACGATCCCCAGGAATATGACGTCGTCGTCTCGGCGGGCGAACAGATCACCAGCGGGCTGCTGGCGATCACGCTCCAGGCGATGGGCGTCCCCGCCCGTTCGTGGCTGGGGTGGCAATTGCCGATCCACACCGACACGGCCTTCGCGAAGGCGCGGATCGGCGAGATCGACACCACCGCGCTCGACGAGAGCCTGGCGGCGGGCGTGGTCGCGGTCATCCCCGGCTTCCAGGGCGTGGCCGAGGGCAACCGGGTCACGACGCTGGGTCGCGGCGGATCGGACACCAGCGCGGTCGCAGTCGCGGCGGCGATGAAGGCGGAGCGGTGCGACATCTACACCGATGTCGACGGCGTCTACACCACCGACCCGCGCATCGTGCCCCGCGCGCGGAAACTGTCGAAGGTCACCTATGAGGAGATGCTGGAACTCGCCAGCGTCGGCGCCAAGGTGCTCCAGACCCGATCGGTGGGTCTGGCGATGAAGGAACAGGTGCGCGTGCGGGTCTTGAGCTCGTTCGACGACGCACGGGACGAAGACGGACATCGCGGCACGTTGATCGTGGGCGAAGAGGAAATCGACGATATGGAACGCCAGCTCATCACCGGCATCGCGCATGACAAGAACGAAGCCAAGATCACCCTGACCGCCGTGCCGGATCGGCCCGGTTCGGTGGGCGCGATCTTCGCGCCGCTTGCGGATGCAGGCATCAATGTGGACATGATCGTCCAGAATATCGCGCATTCGACCGGCTCGACCGACGTGACCTTCACCGTCCCTTCGGCGGACCTCGCCCGCACCCTGGACGTGCTGGAAAAGGCGAGCGGTGACATCGGTTATGCCAAGATGGTCCACGACACGCGGGTCGCCAAGATCTCGGTCGTCGGCGTCGGCATGCGCAGCCATGCGGGCGTGGCGTCGACCATGTTCCAGACGCTGGGCGCGCGCGGGATCAACATTCTTGCGATCACCACCTCGGAGATCAAGGTCAGCGTGCTGATCGAAGAGGACTATACCGAACTGGCGGTGCGCGTGCTGCACACCGCTTATGGTCTGGACGCCGAGGCGGCGTAA
- the ubiG gene encoding bifunctional 2-polyprenyl-6-hydroxyphenol methylase/3-demethylubiquinol 3-O-methyltransferase UbiG, producing MTNASHLNDSTIIGAEAAHFGKMAAEWWDPKGSSAMLHRLNPPRLRYIREQIDLHWDADGQGFTPLTGKRALDVGCGAGLLCEPLARLGAEVTGLDAAAENVAVAAAHAAQSGLAIHYRAGSVEGLAGETFDLVTSLEVIEHVADPARFVRGLADALAPGGLMILSTPNRTPLSKLALITLAEGTGAIPKGTHDWSKFLTPDELTALLTQAGLTVRDVRGLSYSPTKGFMVSDSTALDYFVTATR from the coding sequence ATGACGAACGCAAGCCATTTGAACGATTCTACCATTATCGGCGCCGAAGCCGCACATTTCGGAAAGATGGCGGCCGAGTGGTGGGACCCCAAGGGGTCGAGCGCGATGCTGCACCGGCTGAACCCGCCGCGCCTGCGCTATATCCGCGAGCAGATCGATCTGCACTGGGATGCCGACGGACAGGGCTTCACCCCTCTGACGGGCAAGCGCGCGCTCGATGTCGGATGCGGGGCGGGGTTGCTGTGCGAGCCGCTGGCGCGTCTGGGCGCCGAGGTGACGGGGCTGGACGCGGCGGCCGAGAATGTCGCGGTCGCCGCCGCCCATGCCGCGCAATCGGGACTGGCGATCCATTACCGCGCGGGCAGCGTCGAGGGGCTGGCGGGCGAGACGTTCGACCTCGTCACCTCGCTGGAGGTGATCGAGCATGTTGCCGATCCGGCGCGCTTCGTGCGCGGGCTGGCCGATGCGCTGGCGCCCGGCGGGCTGATGATCCTGTCGACGCCCAACCGCACGCCGCTGTCGAAACTGGCGCTCATCACGCTGGCGGAGGGGACGGGCGCGATCCCGAAGGGCACGCATGACTGGTCGAAATTCCTGACCCCCGACGAGCTGACCGCCTTGCTGACCCAGGCGGGACTGACGGTGCGCGACGTGCGGGGGCTGAGCTATTCGCCGACCAAGGGGTTCATGGTCAGCGACTCGACCGCGCTCGACTATTTCGTCACCGCAACGCGGTAA
- a CDS encoding polysaccharide deacetylase family protein has protein sequence MKRLLASIHDVSPRFEGAVDALFDRLSGHLGGPRLAMLVIPDHWNSAPIAPGTPFATRLRDWADMGIEMFVHGWSHKDDMVHTDQKTALKAKHMTAGEGEFVGLPHAEALRRMKRGTALIEDIIGRRATGFIAPAWLYSDEARAALGDAGFGLAEDHFRVWTPADGRIVARGPVVTWASRSRGRQLSSLAAAAVLRHGLRPTPVARVAVHPGDNGVPALLDSIDKTYSRLAKTHTPSRYADLLAA, from the coding sequence ATGAAACGCCTTCTCGCCTCGATCCATGACGTGTCCCCCCGGTTCGAGGGGGCGGTCGATGCGCTGTTCGACCGGCTGTCGGGGCATCTTGGCGGGCCGCGCCTCGCCATGCTGGTCATCCCCGACCATTGGAACAGCGCGCCGATCGCGCCGGGCACCCCCTTTGCCACCCGCCTGCGCGACTGGGCGGACATGGGGATCGAGATGTTCGTCCATGGCTGGTCGCACAAGGACGATATGGTCCACACCGACCAGAAGACCGCGCTGAAGGCCAAGCACATGACCGCGGGCGAAGGCGAGTTCGTTGGCTTGCCCCACGCCGAGGCGCTGCGCCGGATGAAGCGCGGCACCGCGCTGATCGAGGACATCATCGGCCGCCGCGCGACCGGCTTCATCGCGCCCGCCTGGCTCTATTCGGATGAGGCGCGGGCAGCGCTCGGCGATGCCGGGTTCGGGCTAGCCGAGGATCATTTCCGCGTCTGGACGCCCGCCGACGGCCGGATCGTCGCGCGCGGGCCGGTCGTCACCTGGGCGAGTCGCTCACGCGGGCGGCAACTGAGTTCGCTCGCCGCCGCCGCCGTACTGCGCCACGGCCTGCGCCCGACGCCGGTTGCGCGGGTCGCGGTCCATCCGGGCGACAATGGCGTGCCCGCGCTGCTCGACAGCATCGACAAGACCTATTCGCGACTGGCGAAGACCCATACGCCGTCGCGCTATGCGGATTTGCTCGCCGCCTGA
- a CDS encoding glycosyltransferase → MRIVDVNEFYSPTGGGVRTYIDRKMSILAEMGHELIVLAPGTEDMVEERPGGGKIIYIKAPRLILDTNYGMFWDGAPVCRLLDELDPDIVEVSSPAKPAWFVANWQGRAKKVFFMHNDNVGTYPVRWLDGIVAQERVEDWFSWYSRYMNRFLDHYDLVLSNGPALVKRLGKRGVRVDEGIPLGIERHFFSPDHRDERLRAALLAQCALPEDAHLLLGLGRHHPEKRWTMVIDAVERVASSRPVGLVLIGGGVASRALEKRIAGSPHIRLFRPVYDRPRLARIMASCDALVHGCETETFGLVASEALASGLPLVVPDYGGCAEVANPLFAETFRARDGAACAEAIERLLSRDQRVLRNAARVAAGKVFSDRDHAEALIARYQRLLDQGEQQRAVA, encoded by the coding sequence ATGCGTATCGTCGACGTCAACGAATTCTACTCGCCTACCGGCGGGGGGGTGCGGACCTATATCGACCGCAAGATGTCGATCCTGGCCGAGATGGGCCATGAGCTGATCGTGCTCGCCCCCGGCACCGAGGATATGGTCGAGGAGCGTCCGGGCGGCGGCAAGATCATCTATATCAAGGCGCCGCGCCTGATCCTGGACACCAATTACGGCATGTTCTGGGACGGCGCGCCGGTGTGCCGCCTGCTCGACGAGCTGGACCCCGACATCGTCGAGGTGTCGTCGCCCGCCAAGCCCGCCTGGTTCGTCGCCAACTGGCAGGGGCGCGCGAAGAAGGTCTTCTTCATGCACAACGACAATGTCGGCACCTATCCGGTCCGCTGGCTGGACGGCATCGTCGCGCAGGAGCGGGTGGAGGACTGGTTCAGCTGGTACAGCCGCTACATGAACCGCTTCCTCGACCATTACGACCTGGTGCTGTCCAACGGCCCGGCGCTGGTCAAGCGACTCGGCAAGCGCGGCGTGCGGGTGGACGAGGGGATCCCGCTGGGGATCGAGCGGCATTTCTTCTCGCCCGACCACCGCGACGAACGGCTGCGTGCGGCGCTGCTGGCGCAATGCGCGCTGCCCGAGGATGCGCATCTGCTGCTGGGGCTGGGGCGGCATCATCCCGAAAAGCGCTGGACGATGGTGATCGACGCGGTCGAGCGGGTGGCCTCCAGCCGTCCGGTCGGGCTGGTCCTGATCGGCGGCGGCGTCGCCAGCCGCGCGCTGGAGAAGCGGATCGCGGGCAGCCCGCATATCCGCCTGTTCCGCCCGGTCTATGACCGCCCGCGCCTGGCGCGGATCATGGCGAGCTGCGACGCGCTGGTCCATGGGTGCGAGACCGAAACCTTCGGGCTGGTGGCGTCGGAGGCGCTGGCTTCGGGCCTGCCGCTGGTGGTGCCCGATTATGGCGGGTGCGCCGAGGTCGCCAATCCGCTGTTCGCCGAGACCTTCCGCGCCCGCGACGGCGCAGCCTGCGCCGAGGCGATCGAGCGGCTCCTGTCGCGCGACCAGCGCGTCCTGCGCAACGCCGCGCGAGTCGCGGCGGGCAAGGTGTTCAGCGACCGCGACCATGCCGAGGCGCTGATCGCGCGCTACCAGCGGCTGCTCGACCAAGGCGAGCAGCAGCGGGCCGTCGCTTAA
- a CDS encoding DUF2141 domain-containing protein, whose product MIRVMKMMAVTAVALAVVPQAAGAQVLGSDAAACTGGGGPAILARIEGLKDRKGNLKLELYPANEEDFLADDGVLVRAGKTFRRVQVPTPTGGGPIAMCIRVPRPGRYALLFTHDRDGKNKFNFWSDGAGFPANTKLGRRKPPLESALIDVPSGVATVTIRAQYLRGLSGFGPVE is encoded by the coding sequence ATGATTCGCGTGATGAAGATGATGGCGGTGACGGCGGTCGCGCTGGCGGTGGTGCCGCAGGCGGCGGGCGCGCAGGTATTGGGCAGCGATGCGGCGGCCTGCACCGGCGGCGGCGGTCCGGCGATCCTGGCCCGGATCGAGGGGCTGAAGGACCGCAAGGGCAATCTCAAGCTGGAACTCTATCCGGCGAACGAGGAGGATTTCCTGGCGGACGACGGCGTGCTGGTCCGCGCGGGCAAGACGTTCCGCCGCGTCCAGGTGCCGACGCCGACGGGCGGCGGGCCGATCGCGATGTGCATCCGCGTGCCGCGCCCGGGCCGCTATGCGCTGTTGTTCACGCATGACCGCGATGGCAAGAACAAGTTCAACTTCTGGAGCGACGGTGCGGGCTTCCCGGCCAACACCAAGCTGGGCCGCCGCAAGCCGCCGCTCGAATCGGCGCTGATCGACGTGCCGTCGGGGGTGGCGACGGTGACCATTCGCGCCCAATATCTGCGTGGCCTGAGCGGCTTCGGCCCGGTCGAATAA
- a CDS encoding glycosyltransferase: MPADHILTYALAMRGGVEAALGRMFQGWLDRGRRVTLVLGEESGQFQAGVPMGVETVTLGHQSYAGLCTTLPAMIGRMRPDIIFCPGNHYTSMAAWSRLRLAGACPPIVAKMSNAVDRGDHHPVLAWGQRQWLARHRLFLDALVAMTPATARAAQDATGLSVAVIPNPPAALPDLALDRPRPPGRRILGVGRLEPQKRWDRLITAMTHLPPDIGLTILGEGSLRPALTAQIAALGLTGRVTLPGHSADAPAAMAAAQVVALASDYEGVPGVLREALAVGTPVVATDSSPAVREIVRDPALGTVVAREDLAGLVAALRHWLDPVAPRPDPVPQPGQDSPDRYLALFDSIVTARHNRQALASGNVRFGARAVAVARRLALRPAL; encoded by the coding sequence ATGCCAGCCGATCATATCCTGACTTACGCGCTGGCGATGCGCGGCGGCGTGGAAGCGGCGCTGGGCCGGATGTTCCAGGGCTGGCTGGACCGCGGCCGCCGGGTGACACTGGTGCTGGGCGAGGAAAGCGGCCAGTTCCAGGCGGGCGTGCCGATGGGGGTCGAGACGGTGACGCTGGGGCATCAGAGCTATGCCGGGCTGTGCACCACCCTGCCCGCGATGATCGGGCGGATGCGGCCCGACATCATCTTCTGCCCCGGCAACCATTATACCAGCATGGCGGCATGGAGCCGGTTGCGGCTGGCCGGGGCCTGCCCGCCGATCGTCGCCAAGATGTCGAACGCGGTCGATCGCGGCGACCATCATCCCGTCCTCGCCTGGGGCCAGCGGCAATGGCTGGCGCGGCACCGGCTGTTCCTCGACGCCCTGGTGGCGATGACCCCCGCCACCGCCCGCGCGGCGCAGGATGCCACCGGGCTGTCGGTCGCGGTCATCCCCAACCCGCCCGCCGCGCTGCCCGACCTGGCGCTCGACCGGCCGCGCCCGCCCGGTCGCCGGATCCTGGGTGTCGGACGACTCGAGCCGCAGAAGCGATGGGACCGGCTGATCACCGCGATGACGCATCTGCCGCCCGATATCGGGCTGACCATCCTGGGCGAAGGCAGCCTGCGCCCCGCGCTGACCGCACAGATCGCCGCGCTGGGCCTCACCGGTCGCGTGACGTTGCCGGGACATAGCGCCGACGCCCCCGCCGCGATGGCGGCGGCGCAGGTGGTGGCGCTGGCGTCGGATTATGAAGGCGTGCCCGGCGTGCTGCGCGAGGCGCTGGCGGTCGGGACCCCGGTCGTCGCGACCGATTCGAGCCCGGCGGTGCGCGAGATCGTCCGCGACCCTGCGCTGGGCACGGTCGTCGCGCGCGAGGATCTGGCGGGACTGGTCGCGGCGCTCCGCCATTGGCTGGACCCGGTCGCGCCGCGCCCCGATCCCGTGCCGCAGCCGGGACAGGATTCGCCCGACCGCTATCTGGCGCTGTTCGATTCGATCGTCACCGCCCGGCACAACCGCCAGGCGCTGGCGTCAGGCAATGTCCGCTTCGGCGCGCGCGCTGTCGCCGTCGCGCGCCGCCTCGCGCTCCGACCGGCGCTGTAG
- the lepB gene encoding signal peptidase I, with protein MKDAVLDTNQGSPTDQPGPQPSDSAPRPRKRTDWWSEVKGLFWLLLIVLGFHSFIAKPFYIPSESMLPGLRVGDRLVVSKFAYGWSFVSPTIPNPVAIFKSVVLHQPTESWSFQLPFIHGRLFGSLPTRGDVVIVTPPGTHNDYIKRVIGLPGDRLEVRDGTVILNGQPVKRGPLHYVDIPVDTNSPCNASDYGDGAKVRLASGQWVCHLPIVTETLPNNRRYDTVELGWSPGDNYGPITIPANHVFLMGDNRDRSADSRFSLAELGLGGAVPYENIGGRAEFVTFSLDGDATLNPLTWWGSLRSGRAGTSLHPAKAD; from the coding sequence ATGAAGGACGCGGTGTTGGATACCAACCAGGGCTCGCCCACGGACCAGCCGGGGCCGCAGCCGTCGGATTCCGCGCCCCGGCCCAGGAAGCGCACCGACTGGTGGTCAGAGGTCAAGGGGCTGTTCTGGCTGCTGCTGATCGTGCTGGGCTTCCACAGCTTCATCGCCAAGCCCTTCTACATCCCGTCCGAATCGATGCTGCCGGGCCTGCGCGTCGGCGACCGGCTGGTCGTCAGCAAATTCGCCTATGGCTGGTCCTTCGTCTCGCCGACCATCCCCAATCCGGTGGCGATCTTCAAATCGGTCGTGCTGCACCAGCCGACCGAGAGCTGGAGCTTCCAGCTGCCCTTCATCCATGGCCGCCTCTTCGGCTCGCTGCCGACGCGCGGCGATGTGGTGATCGTGACGCCGCCGGGGACGCATAACGACTATATCAAGCGGGTCATCGGCCTGCCCGGCGACCGGCTGGAGGTGCGCGACGGCACCGTCATCCTGAACGGCCAGCCGGTGAAGCGCGGGCCGCTCCATTATGTCGACATCCCGGTCGACACCAACAGCCCGTGCAACGCGTCCGACTATGGCGACGGAGCCAAGGTGCGGCTGGCGAGCGGCCAATGGGTCTGCCACCTGCCGATCGTGACCGAGACGCTGCCCAACAACCGCCGCTACGACACGGTCGAGCTGGGCTGGAGCCCGGGCGACAATTACGGCCCGATCACCATTCCGGCCAATCATGTCTTCCTGATGGGCGACAATCGCGACCGTTCGGCGGACAGCCGCTTCTCGCTGGCCGAACTGGGGCTGGGCGGCGCGGTGCCCTATGAGAATATCGGCGGGCGGGCCGAGTTCGTGACGTTCAGCCTGGACGGCGATGCGACGCTGAACCCGCTGACCTGGTGGGGATCGCTGCGCTCGGGCCGGGCGGGCACCTCGCTGCATCCGGCCAAGGCGGACTGA
- the acpS gene encoding holo-ACP synthase, which translates to MIIGMGSDLCNIERIQAALDRHGGRFEARCFTDVEQAKAAKRPFTRAGTYAKRFAAKEAFSKAVGTGFAQGVFMRDIGVVNQPGGAPTLVLTGGARERLDAMTPPGHVAHIHLTMTDDHPWAQAFVVIEARPEVSA; encoded by the coding sequence ATGATCATCGGCATGGGCTCGGACCTGTGCAATATCGAGCGCATCCAGGCCGCGCTCGACCGGCATGGCGGCCGGTTCGAGGCGCGCTGCTTTACGGATGTGGAGCAGGCCAAGGCGGCGAAACGCCCCTTCACCCGTGCAGGCACCTACGCCAAGCGCTTCGCCGCCAAGGAGGCCTTTTCCAAGGCGGTGGGCACGGGTTTCGCGCAGGGCGTGTTCATGCGCGACATCGGCGTCGTCAACCAGCCCGGCGGTGCGCCGACGCTGGTGCTGACCGGCGGCGCGCGCGAACGACTTGACGCGATGACCCCGCCGGGCCACGTCGCGCATATTCACTTGACCATGACCGACGATCACCCCTGGGCGCAGGCCTTTGTGGTGATCGAGGCAAGACCGGAAGTTTCCGCATGA
- a CDS encoding pyridoxine 5'-phosphate synthase, translating into MSGHLRLGVNIDHVATVRNARGAGYPDPVKAALLAAEAGADGITAHLREDRRHITDDDIARLSAELTVPLNLEMAATQEMLAIALKHRPHAACIVPEKREERTTEGGLDAAGQREWLAPMVAQLGEAGIRVSLFIEPDPRQIEAALALRVPVVELHTGRYAELDGEARTAELRRLSDAAALAAKNGIEVHAGHGLTYDNVAPIAAIPQVRELNIGHFLIADAVFVGLHEVVRKMRAAMDVAR; encoded by the coding sequence ATGAGCGGGCATCTGCGGCTGGGGGTCAATATCGACCATGTCGCGACCGTGCGCAACGCGCGCGGGGCGGGCTATCCCGATCCGGTCAAGGCGGCGCTGCTCGCGGCCGAGGCGGGGGCCGACGGCATCACCGCGCATCTGCGCGAGGACCGGCGGCATATCACCGACGACGACATTGCGCGGCTGTCGGCCGAACTGACCGTGCCGCTCAACCTGGAGATGGCGGCCACGCAAGAGATGCTGGCCATCGCGCTGAAGCATCGCCCGCACGCCGCCTGCATCGTCCCCGAAAAGCGCGAGGAGCGCACGACCGAGGGCGGGCTGGACGCCGCCGGGCAGCGCGAATGGCTGGCCCCGATGGTGGCGCAGCTGGGCGAGGCGGGCATCCGCGTCTCGCTGTTCATCGAACCCGATCCCCGCCAGATCGAGGCGGCGCTGGCCCTGCGCGTGCCGGTGGTCGAGCTGCACACCGGCCGCTATGCCGAGCTGGACGGCGAGGCCCGGACCGCGGAACTCCGCCGCCTGTCGGACGCCGCCGCGCTGGCCGCCAAGAACGGGATCGAGGTCCATGCCGGTCACGGCCTGACCTATGACAATGTCGCCCCCATCGCGGCGATCCCGCAGGTGCGCGAGCTGAACATCGGCCATTTCCTGATCGCCGATGCGGTGTTCGTCGGCCTACACGAAGTGGTCCGCAAGATGCGCGCCGCGATGGACGTGGCGCGGTGA
- the pyrE gene encoding orotate phosphoribosyltransferase, translating to MTDDDVLAEFRAAEALLEGHFILSSGLRSPRYLQCARVLMDPARAARLCEAVAAKIPAEIRAQISAVVAPAMGGVIVGHEMARALGVPGMFLERPEGTFHLRRGFRLDAGQKVLMMEDVVTTGLSSREAIAAIAREGGQTIAAASLVDRSNGAADLGVPFFPLIRLDVPSYSPDELPPELAAIPAIKPGSRAAA from the coding sequence ATGACCGATGACGACGTCCTTGCCGAGTTCCGCGCCGCCGAGGCGCTCCTCGAGGGGCATTTCATCCTGTCCTCGGGCCTGCGCAGCCCCCGCTATCTGCAATGCGCGCGCGTCCTGATGGACCCGGCGCGCGCGGCGCGGCTGTGCGAGGCGGTGGCGGCCAAGATCCCGGCCGAGATCCGCGCACAGATCAGCGCGGTCGTCGCCCCGGCCATGGGCGGCGTGATCGTCGGCCATGAAATGGCGCGCGCGCTGGGCGTACCGGGCATGTTTCTGGAGCGGCCCGAGGGAACCTTCCACCTGCGTCGCGGCTTCCGGCTTGATGCAGGTCAGAAGGTGCTGATGATGGAGGACGTGGTCACCACCGGGCTGTCGAGCCGGGAGGCGATCGCCGCCATCGCGCGCGAAGGGGGGCAGACGATCGCGGCGGCCTCGCTGGTCGATCGTTCCAACGGCGCGGCCGATCTGGGCGTGCCCTTCTTCCCGCTGATCCGGCTCGACGTGCCCAGCTACAGCCCCGATGAGCTGCCGCCCGAACTGGCCGCGATCCCCGCGATCAAGCCGGGGAGCCGCGCGGCGGCATGA
- the coxB gene encoding cytochrome c oxidase subunit II, with amino-acid sequence MKAIVIAAGMGCAALSGTALATPAVPARPVPQAAAEGAGVANTAPTSAAAPATAAPTSPLLAQDGAPATTIDPKVGLPIDGRIGLQPQVTKNGEFAHWMHNGVLVPVITAICVLVLLLLAWVVFRYRRAANPVPSKTSHNTLVEVLWTLGPVVVLVLIAIPSIGLLQAQFKPAPAGAVTLKAIGNQWYWTYQYPDHGGIEITANMLKEKDQVAPGERARTDADGPRLLAVDNRIVLPVGVPIRLITTSNDVIHSWAIPAFWMKLDAVPGRLNETSFTIEKPGLYFGQCSELCGARHAFMPIAVQAVPPAQFAAWVAAKGGKMPGSAAPSSSVIPQPGAEGSAAEAAQANAADAVTGPAENASTPAQSPSSAQGATGNPAGPGNAGQ; translated from the coding sequence ATGAAGGCGATCGTGATCGCTGCCGGGATGGGATGCGCCGCGCTGTCGGGAACCGCCCTTGCGACTCCGGCCGTGCCCGCCCGGCCCGTCCCCCAGGCCGCGGCCGAGGGTGCGGGCGTCGCCAACACTGCGCCGACCAGCGCCGCCGCGCCCGCCACCGCCGCCCCGACCAGCCCGCTGCTGGCGCAGGACGGCGCGCCCGCGACCACCATCGACCCGAAGGTCGGACTGCCGATCGACGGCCGCATCGGGCTCCAGCCGCAGGTGACGAAGAACGGCGAGTTCGCGCACTGGATGCACAATGGCGTGCTGGTGCCGGTCATCACCGCCATCTGCGTGCTCGTCCTGCTGCTGCTCGCCTGGGTCGTCTTCCGCTATCGCCGGGCCGCCAATCCGGTGCCGTCCAAGACCAGCCACAACACGCTGGTCGAGGTGCTGTGGACGCTGGGCCCGGTCGTCGTCCTGGTCCTGATCGCCATCCCCTCGATCGGGCTGCTCCAGGCGCAGTTCAAGCCCGCGCCCGCCGGTGCGGTCACGCTCAAGGCGATCGGCAACCAATGGTATTGGACCTATCAATATCCGGATCATGGCGGGATCGAGATCACCGCCAACATGCTGAAGGAAAAGGATCAGGTGGCGCCGGGTGAGCGGGCGCGCACCGATGCCGACGGCCCGCGCCTGCTGGCGGTGGACAATCGCATCGTCCTGCCCGTGGGCGTGCCGATCCGCCTCATCACCACCTCCAACGACGTCATCCACAGCTGGGCGATCCCGGCCTTCTGGATGAAGCTGGACGCGGTGCCCGGCCGGTTGAACGAGACGAGCTTCACCATCGAGAAGCCGGGCCTGTATTTCGGGCAATGTTCGGAACTGTGCGGCGCGCGCCATGCCTTCATGCCGATCGCGGTGCAGGCGGTGCCCCCGGCGCAGTTCGCGGCATGGGTCGCGGCCAAGGGCGGCAAGATGCCGGGTTCGGCCGCGCCCTCCTCCTCGGTCATCCCGCAGCCGGGGGCCGAGGGTTCGGCCGCCGAAGCGGCGCAGGCCAATGCCGCCGACGCGGTGACGGGTCCGGCCGAAAACGCCTCCACGCCCGCCCAGTCCCCCTCTTCCGCGCAAGGCGCCACCGGCAATCCGGCGGGCCCCGGCAACGCTGGACAATAA